The genomic stretch TTAGAGACCCATGAGAGCATCTTGCACGCTTATATGAAACAATTTCAATGTGTAAATCAACTGATGTCACTAAAGACCAGATTAAATTAAGGTTGTTTGAGTTCTCATTAATTGGAAGGGCGAAAGAGTGGTTACTTTTCCTTCCAAATGGAACAATCCGGACTTGGAAGGAATTAGAGGATGAAATCGTGGATTTTTTTTTACTACTACTCAGTTTACCGAGCACCGAGCAGAAATTATGAATTTTGAGCAACAGAACATTGAGTCACTTTATGACTTTAGGGAAAGATTCAAACTTTTGTTACGTAGATACCCGAATCACAACATGAATAATATGGAGCCGATTTAAAACTTCATCAAAGGTCAAGACTCAAACTCGCGTGTTATTGGATGCTTCCGTGGGAGGTACTATCCGCTAAATGACCGAACCACAAGTAAAAGATCTCATTGAGAAGACGTGTATGAACAAGTACCATTCCAAATGCGAAAGGTAGGTCAATATAAAAACTGTGGGCACGCCTAAAGGTATGTTAGCTATTAATATCCATACTGCTCTTTTAGCTTAGATTGAATTGTTAAATAAAAAGTTAGCTGAAGAAACTTAGTTAAAGCTAAAGCGAGTCGGGTACAAGCACTTAGGTGCGATTTCTGTGCATGAGAGCATGCAAATGGAATGTGTTCATTGGAAGGGACAAGTAAGGAGGTATAATTTGCTAATTTTTAAAAGAATAACCCGTATTTCAACACATAAAATTCGAGTtagaaagatcacccaaatttcCATTGGAATAATAATCGAAATTCAAATGCTAGCCAAGGGATGCAACAAAGCCAACAAACTCCGTTTCAATGGAAGTTGTCACAATTGGAAGAGACATTGTTGAACTTCATTAAGGTGTGTCAAAGTAGCTTTGATTAGGTAAATAAGACCCATGAATAAATGAGTAGAAACCATGATGCGTCTATCAAAGATTTGAAGATGAAGATTGGTCAATTATCTAGACAAGTAGCTGCTTTTTCGAGCTCAAATGGAGGATTCACCGGTAACACCGTTGATAATCCTAAGAATGAAAGATGCAAGGTTATGGATACATGTTTAAGGGTGATTATTAAAAAGGATAAAGATCATATATTTAAAGAAGGTATGGTTGGGATAGAGGAGAGTACCAATCAAGGTGACCAAGAGTAAATAGGAGTCACCCTTGATAAACTCATTGATAAAAACTCTCCTTGCATAAGAACAAAGAAGCAGATCCTGACTGAACCAAATCCTTCTTTGTTGGATTACGTAAAACCATTGTACCCAATAATTAAAAAGAAACTGGTTCAAGATGATGAAGCCGAGATGTTTGCAAAGTTCAAGGAAATGCTAGCTACTCTACAGGTAAGTATTTCGTTCCATGAAATTTAAGAACTAATGCCTAAGTTTGCTAAATTTATAGAGGCATTACTAAAACATCAATCCTTACCAGCAAAATTAAAAGACCTAGGTAAGTTTACTATTTCTTGTAATATCGGTGGAATGAATATTCTTCATGCTCTATGTGATCTGGGATCTAGCATAAATGTCATGCCACTGAAAACTGTAAAAGAATTGAAAGTGGGTGAGATCACACCGAGTAACATGTCTCTCACTCTAGATGACTTGTCTATTACTCAACCGATTGCTATTTTACGTGACATGTTAGTACATGTCGTCGACTTAGTGTTTCCTATAGATTTTGTAGTGCTTGATACAAAAGGAAATTCAAGAGGATATGTTATTCTCAGACGAACATTCTTGGCAACTGGGAAAGTGAAGATTGATGTAGAAATGGGTGGACTTATCTTGAAGTTCAATAAAAGGAAGGTAGTTTTCAAGGTATGATTGGACACCTTATGTGGATAATTTGGGTACTTGCTACCATATGGAGGAAAAAGGTAGGAAAGTAGACAAAAGAATGAAAAAATGAGTTTTCACATGCGCGAGGGTATCCCTCTAGAAGACATGATTCATGATATTGGAGTAGATGTTTTTAAGAAAGCTAATGTGGTAGATATTTTGCAAAGAGACATGGAATATTCATTGTATCTAGGATGTAAAAGTTTTACAAGAATGCGAGTTGTGTTAAGACTATTTAATCTTAAGGCAAGAGGTGTGTGGATGGA from Lathyrus oleraceus cultivar Zhongwan6 chromosome 7, CAAS_Psat_ZW6_1.0, whole genome shotgun sequence encodes the following:
- the LOC127104852 gene encoding uncharacterized protein LOC127104852; this encodes MSRNHDASIKDLKMKIGQLSRQVAAFSSSNGGFTGNTVDNPKNERCKVMDTCLRVIIKKDKDHIFKEEALLKHQSLPAKLKDLGKFTISCNIGGMNILHALCDLGSSINVMPLKTVKELKVGEITPSNMSLTLDDLSITQPIAILRDMLVHVVDLVFPIDFVVLDTKGNSRGYVILRRTFLATGKVKIDVEMGGLILKFNKRKVVFKV